In the genome of Magnolia sinica isolate HGM2019 chromosome 2, MsV1, whole genome shotgun sequence, one region contains:
- the LOC131226736 gene encoding uncharacterized protein LOC131226736, whose translation MKSNLLKRCRKGHEKHNTQDCSNVTKKRKEYSASACESNLNESATENSGVFSSAGPSTKLFGEMQDKPNVTKKRKECYISLGTTDAANESSLVTWQKVGWADGVTGGIVGAQKESSEPDNLKKLVKARTPFGKDYSLAKNTFKEAINLKHSADRLKNGESEIEVRGIYLHVAIQFLLAASIFKVRDMGSAELGEITESTEIYIDTQKILNGVYWSFYRRLYNCYRRLVEFLAAFFTSFSGAFIVFSGNRRSAAKV comes from the exons ATGAAGTCGAATTTGTTAAAACGTTGTCGTAAAG GGCATGAGAAGCATAACACGCAAGACTGCTCCAACGTtacaaaaaaaaggaaggaataCTCTGCAAGTGCATGTGAAAGCAATTTGAATGAGAGTGcaacagaaaatagtggtgtCTTCTCAAGTGCTGGTCCATCAACTAAGTTATTTGGTGAGATGCAAGACAAACCCAATGTTACAAAAAAGAGGAAGGAATGCTACATAAGTTTAG GGACAACTGATGCAGCAAATGAAAGCTCACTCGTCACGTGGCAGAAAGTGGGATGGGCAGATGGGGTAACTGGTGGTATTGTAGGAGCGCAAAAAGAGTCGAGTGAACCTGATAATCTGAAGAAATTAGTTAAAGCGAGAACTCCCTTTGGAAAGGACTATTCACTTGCTAAGAATACCTTCAAAGAAGCTATTAATTTGAAACATTCAGCTGACCGTTTAAAG AATGGAGAATCAGAAATTGAAGTTCGTGGAATATATCTTCATGTGGCCATACAATTTCTACTTGCCGCATCGATATTTAAGGTTCGTGACATGGGAAGTGCAGAACTAGGAGAAATAACTGAGTCGACAGAGATCTATATCGACACACAAAAGATCTTGAA CGGCGTTTATTGGAGTTTTTATCGGCGTTTGTACAATTGTTACCGACGCTTGGTGGAGTTTCTAGCGGCGTTTTTTACTTCCTTTAGCGGCGCTTTTATAGTTTTTAGCGGCAATCGCAGAAGCGCCGCTAAAGTATAG
- the LOC131226741 gene encoding uncharacterized protein LOC131226741, which yields MTGGINQPQLPEIDVGPSQPQLPQPIAGPSQHQPSSASPSHPQLPLPTAGLSQSLPQDPHQTVDSLEDTSSDLLFTKRSRGPTRCHQVWNMREGQRIFITTNNLGQPVNENASKLTNFLGTIARNGDYAPLTYSNWRVVPNEKKDDMYELVMSKFQFDKEIKSWVLMSIGKKWRDWKCELKKFHYLPHDNDEAWLADLNERVQKDQWKALIEFWNSEEGKVRNKINTKNRRKQRISHTAGTKSFARIREEERNKRANREDLTQVDMFLLTHRRKNGMPVDEASSRAMEQLNERTSQQPEASHNSTARRDIFSEVMGDERHGRVRTYGLGPSPSDIWGTTSHSVQSQGMTSNAQKIDEQYEELHAEISSLRETMADRDAQISSLRETMTTLMAAITNPSINLATLLGVSANPSLNQPSSSSSHLVLTPQRDLVNKGNSTSCTNVTQVLLKSIVRPGDTVAKGIVLSTDPLTKVGGQKLGVGFWEPYVDLANSYGTGKMSELESCLETNMEKFKTVPGCVGNYAGLTEPGNARAKALLVIPKNSTLSPIPDSLCLEEKGSPATRSNKTRIDHGETKLQKQPT from the exons ATGACTGGTGGCATCAATCAGCCTCAGCTACCTGAGATTGATGTGGGTCCCTCTCAGCCTCAGTTGCCCCAGCCTATAGCGGGTCCCTCCCAGCATCAGCCTTCCTCAGCTAGTCCTTCTCATCCCCAGCTTCCCCTGCCTACAGCGGGTCTCTCCCAGAGTTTGCCTCAGGATCCACACCAGACAGTTGATTCATTAGAGGATACTTCTAGTG atTTGTTGTTCACGAAGAGGAGTCGAGGCCCCACACGATGCCATCAAGTTTGGAACATGCGTGAAGGGCAACGCATTTTTATTACTACCAACAATCTAGGGCAACCTGTTAATGAAAATGCTAGCAAGCTGACAAACTTTTTGGGGACAATAGCACGTAATGGGGATTACGCACCCCTTACATATTCTAATTGGAGGGTAGTGCCAAACGAGAAGAAGGATGATATGTACGAACTTGTCATG TCCAAGTTTCAGTTTGACAAAGAGATTAAATCTTGGGTGTTGATGTCGATTGGAAAAAAATGGAGGGATTGGAAGTGCGAACTGAAGAAATTCCACTACTTGCCTCATGATAATGATGAGGCGTGGCTAGCAGACCTCAATGAGCGTGTCCAAAAGGATCAGTGGAAGGCCCTCATTGAGTTTTGGAACTCTGAAGAGGGAAAG GTCCGTAATAAGATAAATACGAAAAATCGGAGAAAACAACGCATTAGCCACACTGCAGGCACGAAGAGCTTTGCGCGAATACGTGAAGAAGAG AGAAACAAGAGGGCCAATAGGGAGGATTTGACCCAAGTAGATATGTTCTTGTTGACACATAGACGCAAGAATGGGATGCCTGTGGATGAGGCCTCATCAAGAGcaatg GAACAATTAAATGAACGAACTTCGCAGCAGCCAGAGGCTTCACATAATAGCACTGCGAGGAGAGATATATTCTCAGAAGTCATGGGTGACGAACGACATGGCCGTGTCCGCACTTATGGGTTAGGTCCCTCTCCTTCTGATATATGGGGCACAACATCCCATAGTGTCCAGTCCCAAGGGATGACCTCCAATGCTCAGAAGATAGATGAACAATATGAGGAATTGCATGCTGAAATATCTTCACTAAGAGAAACTATGGCTGATAGAGATGCTCAAATATCTTCACTAAGAGAAACTATGACAACATTGATGGCTGCCATAACGAATCCAAGCATTAATCTAGCTACATTATTAGGTGTTTCAGCTAATCCTAGCTTGAaccaaccctcctcatcatcaagccACTTGGTTCTAACCCCTCAG AGAGACTTGGTGAATAAGGGGAATTCTACGAGTTGCACTAATGTGACTCAAGTTCTTCTTAAGAGTATTGTAAGACCTGGGGATACTGTAGCTAAAGGAATCGTTTTGAGCACGGATCCATTGACAAAAGTAGGGGGGCAAAAACTTGGAGTTGGTTTCTGGGAA CCTTATGTTGACTTGGCGAATAGCTATGGCACTGGGAAAATGTCAGAATTAGAGAGTTGTCTTGAGACAAACATGGAGAAGTTCAAAACT GTTCCAGGGTGTGTTGGAAACTATGCAGGACTTACCGAACCAGGAAATGCT CGGGCTAAGGCATTGTTAGTAATTCCTAAGAATTCTACACTTTCACCCATTCCTGATTCTTTGTGCTTAGAAGAGAAGGGCAGCCCTGCTACAAGGAGTAACAAGACGAGGATTGATCATGGTGAAACAAAATTACAAAAG CAGCCTACTTGA